A window of the Pseudomonas sp. B21_DOA genome harbors these coding sequences:
- a CDS encoding LysR family transcriptional regulator, which produces MNPFEDMRIFCQVMDSGSFTAAADQLGLSKQFVSRRLMQLEERLGVRLLNRSTRRLDVTPLGQSYYESALRLLGEVEQVEQGIAGETAEPRGTIRLSAPLSFAVAHLGCLLPLFLQRYREVTVEVDLSDRPVDLLGEGYDLALRIGVLEDSTLIARRIASIERVYCASPAYLAERGTPLKPEDLHSHDCLPYGHGRSVQWRFNEAPGKPVLINVAGRMRVNNGELLRDAAVQGMGITYLPTFIVGAALKDGRLVPVLDDLRPEPLTLSAVYPQHRQASRPVQALVEFLRERLNQSHVNL; this is translated from the coding sequence ATGAACCCGTTCGAAGACATGCGTATTTTTTGCCAGGTCATGGACTCCGGCAGCTTCACCGCCGCGGCCGATCAGTTGGGCTTGTCCAAGCAGTTCGTCAGCCGCCGTTTGATGCAACTGGAAGAGCGCCTCGGTGTGCGCTTGTTGAATCGCTCGACCCGCCGCCTCGACGTCACGCCCCTGGGGCAGAGTTATTACGAATCGGCGTTACGTTTGCTTGGAGAAGTGGAGCAGGTCGAGCAGGGCATCGCTGGCGAAACCGCCGAGCCGCGCGGCACGATTCGCCTGAGCGCGCCGCTGTCGTTTGCCGTGGCGCATCTGGGTTGTCTGCTGCCGTTGTTCCTGCAGCGTTATCGCGAAGTCACCGTCGAGGTCGATTTAAGCGATCGCCCGGTCGACCTGCTCGGCGAGGGCTACGACCTGGCCCTGCGCATCGGCGTACTGGAGGACTCGACACTGATCGCCCGCCGCATCGCCAGTATCGAGCGGGTCTACTGCGCCAGCCCGGCCTACCTCGCTGAACGCGGCACACCGCTCAAACCCGAAGACCTGCACAGCCATGACTGCCTGCCGTACGGTCACGGACGCTCGGTGCAATGGCGCTTCAACGAAGCGCCGGGCAAACCGGTACTGATCAACGTCGCCGGGCGCATGCGCGTCAACAACGGCGAACTGCTGCGAGACGCAGCGGTGCAGGGGATGGGCATTACTTATCTGCCGACCTTCATCGTCGGTGCGGCGTTGAAGGACGGGCGGCTGGTGCCGGTGCTGGATGACCTGCGCCCGGAGCCGCTGACCCTGTCGGCGGTTTATCCGCAGCATCGCCAGGCTTCACGGCCAGTGCAGGCGCTGGTGGAGTTTTTGCGTGAGCGGCTTAACCAGAGTCATGTGAATCTTTGA
- a CDS encoding type II toxin-antitoxin system mRNA interferase toxin, RelE/StbE family, with the protein MQIEWRPEAKADLSNILRYIGERNFAAAVSLSKSIEESTTSLSVHPHLYRKGRSPGTREIVVHPNYVVIYEVTDRVEILSVLHTRQEYP; encoded by the coding sequence ATGCAGATTGAGTGGCGGCCCGAAGCCAAGGCCGATCTTTCGAACATCCTCAGATACATTGGCGAGAGAAACTTTGCAGCCGCAGTGAGTCTCTCGAAATCCATCGAAGAATCCACAACCTCACTCTCCGTTCATCCCCATCTCTACCGTAAAGGTCGATCTCCCGGCACCCGGGAAATCGTTGTACATCCTAACTACGTAGTGATTTATGAGGTGACGGATCGAGTCGAGATACTTAGCGTTTTGCATACCCGACAGGAATATCCATAA
- a CDS encoding class I SAM-dependent methyltransferase, translating into MEVPTPKTAIESNRQAWNDSARHHQDSPDWQALLSDVVQAEFCCLDDTLRGLLEVDGKDVIQLGCNNGRESLSLFALGARSVVGVDQSAPFLAQARELNSRSPHTAEFVESDIHHLPASLHNRFDVALITIGVLNWMPDIGEFFRHVAQVLKTGGKLVIYETHPFLEMVDPQAEDPYRLASSYFRAEPFVQEEPIVYVGKVEQPAAKSYWYVHTLGAIFSGAIGAGLSIVDFQEYAHSNREEVYDCYLNQQAQLPMCFSLVVSKA; encoded by the coding sequence ATGGAAGTGCCCACCCCCAAAACCGCGATCGAAAGCAATCGACAGGCGTGGAACGATTCCGCCCGCCATCATCAGGACTCACCGGACTGGCAGGCATTGCTCAGCGACGTCGTGCAGGCGGAGTTTTGCTGCCTCGACGATACCTTGCGCGGCTTGCTGGAAGTCGACGGCAAAGACGTGATTCAACTGGGCTGCAATAACGGTCGGGAAAGCCTGTCGCTGTTTGCGCTGGGTGCGCGCAGTGTGGTCGGCGTCGATCAATCCGCACCCTTTCTCGCACAGGCCCGCGAGCTGAACAGCCGCTCGCCGCACACTGCCGAATTCGTCGAGAGCGACATCCACCATCTGCCCGCATCGCTGCATAACCGCTTCGACGTCGCCCTGATCACCATTGGCGTACTCAACTGGATGCCTGACATCGGCGAATTCTTCCGTCATGTCGCGCAGGTGCTGAAGACGGGCGGCAAACTGGTGATCTACGAAACCCATCCGTTTCTGGAGATGGTTGATCCGCAGGCTGAAGATCCCTACCGCCTCGCCAGCTCGTATTTCCGTGCCGAGCCGTTTGTGCAGGAAGAACCGATCGTTTACGTAGGTAAAGTCGAGCAGCCGGCGGCGAAGTCGTACTGGTACGTGCATACGCTGGGCGCGATCTTCAGCGGCGCCATTGGAGCGGGGCTGAGCATCGTTGATTTTCAGGAATATGCGCATTCGAACCGGGAAGAGGTGTATGACTGCTACCTGAACCAGCAGGCGCAGTTGCCGATGTGCTTTAGCCTGGTGGTGAGCAAGGCCTGA
- a CDS encoding putative addiction module antidote protein — MSQTLTNFDMVALLDSDEAISEYLSQVLADGDSEEFLRAIGYVLKARGMTQIAKNSGMGRESLYKAFAPGAKPRFDTVLKVIHALGIDLYAQPGHVVNHAVP; from the coding sequence ATGAGCCAGACTTTGACGAATTTCGACATGGTCGCGCTGCTGGACAGTGATGAAGCCATCAGTGAGTACCTGTCACAGGTGCTTGCAGACGGAGACAGCGAAGAATTCCTTCGCGCGATCGGCTACGTGTTAAAGGCGCGAGGAATGACGCAGATCGCCAAGAATTCAGGCATGGGTCGCGAAAGTTTGTACAAAGCTTTTGCTCCCGGAGCGAAGCCGCGCTTTGACACAGTGTTGAAGGTGATTCATGCGTTGGGCATTGATCTTTATGCGCAGCCGGGGCACGTAGTGAATCACGCCGTTCCCTGA
- a CDS encoding N-acetyltransferase, which yields MSIITKVQDRIRQKGLGRTVGTLWKRYVFFHWELLWMERDLVSPVPPHKLRPYEGLRKVDITAQNAVAFSKHFGDRVGTMAELAAEGHTGHMYLDADGHAVGFIWGSIRDYHDRHYYGCTFPVKPGEFFEFGGEMIRAYFGSSLSVDVQVALWQAMAAQGCNKVVDVCETHNIPALKLHIRMGYQEQGRVTHVYCLFGRWKFFRETRYEGSRLDPLRKPGRPVVSAAAQA from the coding sequence ATGAGCATCATCACCAAAGTGCAAGATCGCATCAGACAGAAAGGCCTGGGCCGCACCGTCGGTACGTTGTGGAAACGCTACGTGTTCTTCCACTGGGAACTGCTGTGGATGGAGCGCGACCTGGTCAGCCCGGTGCCACCGCACAAACTGCGCCCATATGAAGGCCTGCGCAAAGTCGACATCACCGCGCAGAATGCCGTGGCGTTCAGCAAACACTTCGGCGACCGCGTCGGCACCATGGCCGAACTGGCTGCCGAGGGCCACACCGGGCACATGTACCTCGACGCCGATGGCCACGCCGTGGGCTTTATCTGGGGCAGCATTCGCGACTACCACGACCGCCACTATTACGGCTGCACCTTCCCGGTCAAACCCGGCGAGTTCTTCGAATTCGGCGGCGAAATGATCCGCGCCTACTTCGGCAGCAGCCTGTCGGTGGATGTGCAGGTTGCGCTGTGGCAAGCGATGGCGGCGCAAGGTTGCAACAAGGTGGTCGATGTCTGCGAAACCCACAACATCCCGGCGCTGAAACTGCACATCCGCATGGGCTATCAGGAACAGGGCCGGGTGACCCACGTCTACTGCCTGTTCGGCCGCTGGAAATTCTTCCGCGAAACCCGCTACGAAGGATCACGCCTGGACCCGCTGCGCAAACCGGGACGGCCAGTGGTGAGTGCAGCGGCGCAGGCTTGA
- a CDS encoding ChbG/HpnK family deacetylase → MPRQVIVNADDFGLSANENAVIFAAFQAGLISSATAMANMPAFEAACAMARHPALQGRIGLHFNLTYGRPLSQAILGRQTFCDGNGVFDLNLPRHSLWLGRADRDAVRAELQAQWQRCVDHGIRPSHIDSHQHVHNIWPIGEVVAKFAAEQGVPIRLARNLGHNLTLPKRIFKGLLNGRLQNLARLTADYVCTPVDLRNASVPSDGVLEIVAHPTRLGVDFGDAYLDSGESLSEVLEQGLRGVARVSYAGLNREETQGATALE, encoded by the coding sequence ATGCCTCGCCAAGTCATAGTCAACGCTGATGACTTCGGTCTCAGCGCCAATGAAAACGCGGTGATCTTCGCAGCCTTTCAGGCCGGCCTGATCAGCTCGGCCACGGCCATGGCCAACATGCCAGCGTTCGAAGCTGCCTGTGCCATGGCTCGGCATCCGGCGCTGCAAGGGCGGATCGGCCTGCACTTCAACCTGACCTATGGGCGCCCATTGAGCCAGGCGATCCTGGGGCGGCAAACGTTCTGCGATGGCAACGGCGTGTTCGACCTCAACCTGCCCCGCCATAGCCTGTGGCTGGGTCGCGCAGACCGGGACGCGGTGCGCGCCGAATTGCAGGCGCAATGGCAACGCTGCGTCGATCACGGCATACGTCCGAGCCATATCGACTCGCACCAGCACGTCCACAACATCTGGCCGATCGGCGAAGTCGTCGCGAAGTTTGCCGCCGAGCAAGGCGTACCGATCCGGCTGGCGCGCAACCTCGGGCACAACCTCACGCTGCCCAAGCGCATATTCAAAGGTTTGCTTAATGGCCGTCTGCAGAATCTGGCACGGCTCACCGCCGATTACGTCTGCACCCCGGTGGATCTGCGCAACGCTAGCGTGCCCAGCGACGGCGTGCTGGAAATCGTTGCGCACCCGACCCGCCTCGGCGTCGATTTCGGCGATGCCTATCTCGACTCCGGCGAGTCTTTGAGCGAGGTCCTCGAACAGGGTTTGAGAGGCGTTGCGCGAGTCTCGTATGCCGGCCTCAATCGAGAAGAAACGCAGGGCGCCACGGCGCTCGAATGA
- a CDS encoding GNAT family N-acetyltransferase, whose amino-acid sequence MVMRFEWRTSLCAADFPATAYETLRLGVTDHTPFNNLGWLCAAEQALREDQRLHILLGWEAAELRLCLPLVASRERFAGVPFRVLHHLGYPLADRLALLSLLGGEDMREALVLIRQRLPHALLQLNELSEPAGEESTVTAWMARSSTAERRLSCRVPVHLISEADHQEISGDPRYKLRRARKRIAACGAQIRRITPDALSMGALLQTLSEVEAVSWKGDEGVGIFATPRSRQWIERAFTALAGQGLVRVVMLELNGRCISYRLGLLEQGRLYDYNLAFLPQYADLGSGRVLLEEWIRWGLDEHWRWIDASRVSLENSSHQLHERMTGQLEHWRWSFYSWRPSGLALGLALRIWYRCKPTVQQWRARRANKKPAALVQPVAITPEGGHASPSHSQR is encoded by the coding sequence ATGGTGATGCGATTCGAATGGCGCACGTCGCTGTGCGCCGCCGACTTCCCGGCAACCGCGTATGAAACGCTGCGCCTTGGCGTGACCGACCATACGCCGTTCAACAATCTCGGTTGGTTGTGCGCGGCGGAACAGGCCCTGCGCGAGGATCAGCGCCTGCACATTCTGCTCGGTTGGGAAGCGGCAGAATTGCGTCTGTGCCTGCCGCTGGTGGCCAGCCGCGAGCGCTTCGCCGGCGTGCCGTTTCGGGTCTTGCATCACTTGGGTTATCCGCTGGCCGATCGTCTGGCTTTGCTGTCGCTGCTCGGCGGCGAGGACATGCGCGAGGCGCTGGTGCTGATTCGCCAGCGCCTGCCGCATGCGCTGTTGCAACTCAATGAGCTGTCGGAACCGGCGGGTGAAGAAAGTACCGTCACCGCATGGATGGCGCGCAGCTCCACGGCCGAACGACGCCTGAGTTGCCGGGTGCCGGTGCATTTGATCAGCGAAGCCGACCATCAGGAAATCTCCGGCGACCCGCGCTACAAACTGCGTCGGGCACGCAAACGGATTGCCGCGTGCGGTGCGCAGATCCGCCGGATCACCCCGGATGCGCTGAGCATGGGTGCTTTATTGCAGACCCTCAGCGAAGTCGAAGCGGTGAGCTGGAAAGGCGATGAAGGCGTCGGGATTTTCGCCACGCCGCGCAGTCGCCAATGGATCGAACGCGCCTTCACCGCCCTCGCCGGCCAAGGCTTGGTACGCGTGGTGATGCTTGAGCTGAACGGCCGCTGCATCAGCTATCGCCTGGGCCTGCTCGAACAGGGCCGGCTCTACGATTACAACCTCGCATTCCTGCCGCAATACGCCGACCTGGGCAGTGGCCGGGTGTTACTGGAGGAATGGATTCGCTGGGGCCTGGATGAGCACTGGCGCTGGATCGACGCCTCGCGGGTCAGCCTGGAAAACTCCAGCCATCAACTGCACGAACGCATGACCGGGCAACTGGAACACTGGCGCTGGAGTTTCTATTCGTGGCGCCCAAGTGGGCTGGCGCTGGGGCTGGCGCTGCGCATCTGGTATCGCTGCAAGCCCACCGTACAACAATGGCGTGCCAGGCGCGCAAACAAAAAACCTGCAGCGCTGGTGCAACCTGTCGCAATCACTCCGGAGGGCGGCCATGCCTCGCCAAGTCATAGTCAACGCTGA
- a CDS encoding N-acetyltransferase yields the protein MDVLQKLSGHIRRKGLRATLGKIRKLYLYSHQQLLWMERDLVSPVPPHRLKPYPPLRVVRITADNASAFARYFGDRVGTMAELAKEGHTGHMHVDEQGDAVAFIWGTPRDYFDRHYYGCRFPVKPGEFFEFGGELARAYWGTELSVDLQLRLWEAMAAQGCRKVVDVCESTNIPALKLHLRMSYTEQQRIMNIYTLFGRWRFFRETRYSGSRLAALGKTSRPPVNATAA from the coding sequence ATGGATGTTTTGCAAAAACTCAGCGGACATATTCGTCGTAAAGGCCTGCGAGCGACCTTGGGCAAGATCCGCAAACTGTACCTGTATTCCCATCAGCAGCTGCTGTGGATGGAGCGCGACCTGGTCAGCCCGGTGCCGCCGCACCGCCTCAAACCCTATCCGCCACTGCGCGTGGTCAGGATCACTGCGGACAACGCCAGCGCGTTCGCGCGTTACTTTGGCGACCGTGTCGGCACGATGGCCGAACTGGCCAAAGAGGGCCACACCGGGCACATGCATGTCGACGAGCAAGGCGATGCCGTGGCGTTTATCTGGGGCACCCCGCGCGATTACTTCGACCGGCATTACTACGGCTGCCGGTTCCCGGTGAAACCCGGTGAGTTCTTCGAATTCGGCGGCGAACTGGCCCGGGCGTACTGGGGGACGGAGCTGTCGGTGGACCTGCAATTGCGCCTGTGGGAAGCCATGGCCGCCCAGGGCTGCCGCAAAGTGGTCGATGTCTGTGAGTCGACCAACATACCGGCGCTCAAGCTGCACCTGCGCATGAGCTATACCGAACAACAGCGGATCATGAATATCTACACGCTGTTCGGTCGCTGGCGCTTCTTCCGCGAAACCCGCTACAGCGGTTCGCGCCTGGCGGCGCTGGGTAAAACTTCCCGTCCACCTGTCAACGCAACGGCGGCCTGA
- a CDS encoding oligosaccharide flippase family protein has translation MSRGNYLKHLALSMGTKLAMIALRLLRNVLLARILGPSERGLFALLSTLPDLISAATSGGLNSAVGYQAAKQRPMGLLLSQVLVFGCLLAGLLTLLVVALVREFGAQLDVTMQLGLLAWLLLLAVPLTVLKSGLLTLHNASGGVVAFNVLRLIESLAPLLLFVALFWMWQSAALEAALISWLAGISLVVLAGWVWLKRAQPLQLQWDRASQNELLRYSARSHPDLLFQQVILRSDYLFIGALLGSTALGHYAMASAAAELLLIVPEAVTTPLMKRLLQQDEGMDKVTPLALRLTATVMLGACLSMAVIGEWLIVTLFGAAYQPAYPALLALLPGLLGLCYASILRLDLLGKNRPGTVSLLMGLGALLNLALNLVLIPAYGIVGAAAASSIAYLAVTVAMLVLYCRLSGVPFWQTLIILPRDVLPMWSMLQRKPA, from the coding sequence ATGAGCCGAGGCAACTACCTCAAGCACCTGGCGCTGAGCATGGGAACCAAACTGGCGATGATCGCCCTGCGTTTGCTGCGCAACGTGTTGCTTGCGCGGATTCTCGGGCCCAGCGAGCGCGGCTTGTTCGCCCTGCTCAGCACCCTGCCGGACCTGATCAGCGCCGCCACCAGCGGCGGTCTGAATTCGGCGGTCGGTTATCAGGCGGCGAAGCAGCGGCCGATGGGTTTGCTGTTGAGCCAGGTGCTGGTGTTCGGTTGCCTATTGGCCGGTTTGCTGACGTTGCTGGTGGTCGCGCTGGTGCGCGAATTCGGCGCGCAATTGGACGTGACCATGCAACTGGGCCTGCTCGCCTGGCTGTTGCTGCTGGCGGTGCCGTTGACCGTGTTGAAAAGCGGCCTGCTGACGCTGCACAACGCCTCGGGTGGCGTGGTCGCGTTCAACGTCTTGCGCCTGATCGAATCGCTGGCGCCGCTGTTGCTGTTCGTCGCGCTGTTCTGGATGTGGCAGAGCGCAGCGCTGGAGGCGGCGCTGATCAGTTGGCTGGCCGGAATCAGTCTGGTGGTGCTCGCCGGTTGGGTCTGGCTCAAGCGGGCGCAGCCGTTGCAGCTGCAATGGGATCGCGCCAGCCAGAACGAACTGCTGCGCTACAGCGCACGCAGCCATCCCGATCTGTTGTTCCAGCAAGTGATTCTGCGCTCCGATTACCTGTTCATCGGCGCCCTGCTCGGCAGCACCGCGCTGGGCCATTACGCCATGGCCAGCGCTGCTGCCGAATTGCTGCTGATCGTTCCCGAAGCGGTGACCACACCGCTGATGAAACGCCTGCTGCAACAGGATGAAGGCATGGACAAGGTCACTCCGCTGGCGCTGCGCCTGACCGCGACGGTAATGCTCGGCGCCTGCCTGAGCATGGCCGTAATCGGCGAATGGTTGATCGTCACTCTGTTTGGCGCTGCTTACCAACCGGCATATCCGGCGCTGCTGGCGTTGCTGCCGGGCCTGCTGGGTCTGTGTTACGCGAGCATTCTGCGCCTGGACTTGCTGGGCAAGAATCGCCCCGGCACGGTGTCGTTGTTGATGGGGTTGGGGGCGCTGCTCAATCTGGCGTTGAATCTGGTGCTGATTCCGGCCTACGGCATTGTTGGCGCCGCTGCCGCCTCATCGATCGCCTATCTGGCAGTCACCGTGGCCATGCTCGTGCTGTATTGCCGTTTGAGCGGCGTGCCGTTCTGGCAAACCCTGATCATCCTGCCCCGCGACGTGCTGCCGATGTGGTCGATGCTGCAGAGGAAGCCGGCATGA
- a CDS encoding polysaccharide deacetylase family protein codes for MAIKQLIKSTSGWLYLNSPVGRQQLQGAGVILMLHRVLSNDRAADLPHRNELCVGPKAFEHLLVWLRKHFDCVPLMEILQPNALRSERPRVALTFDDGWRDNAVNAFALLQKHQVPASIFLSTDFIGSRQRFWWESLGETLWGSHGEKARMHLIECLHAHKHPLPVLLDDIDVERRSLALLHYLQGLKSLAPQELEELTDECPKDSLPQALDWHQVRAMEASGLVRFGPHGASHAILTGLDDVRLSEEIRRSREALNNGCNRPLPVYCYPNGDNDERVRQQVADHDYPFALGTATGIYRGDGDPLDLPRFGVSQRTARHPQLLSWRIYRGARP; via the coding sequence ATGGCGATCAAACAACTGATAAAAAGCACCAGTGGCTGGCTCTACCTCAACTCGCCGGTGGGCCGTCAGCAGTTGCAAGGCGCGGGGGTGATTCTGATGCTGCACCGCGTGCTGTCCAACGACCGCGCCGCCGACCTGCCGCACCGCAATGAACTGTGCGTTGGGCCCAAGGCGTTCGAGCATTTGCTGGTGTGGCTGCGCAAGCATTTCGACTGCGTGCCGCTGATGGAAATTCTCCAGCCCAACGCCCTGCGCAGCGAGCGCCCACGGGTGGCGCTGACTTTCGACGATGGCTGGCGTGACAACGCCGTCAACGCCTTCGCGCTGCTGCAAAAACATCAAGTGCCGGCGAGCATTTTCCTCTCCACCGATTTCATCGGCAGTCGCCAACGGTTCTGGTGGGAAAGCCTCGGCGAAACCCTCTGGGGCAGCCACGGTGAAAAGGCACGCATGCACCTGATCGAATGTCTGCATGCGCACAAACATCCGCTGCCAGTGCTGCTCGATGACATTGATGTCGAGCGCCGCAGTCTGGCGTTGCTGCATTACCTGCAAGGGCTGAAAAGCCTGGCGCCGCAGGAACTGGAAGAGCTCACCGACGAATGCCCGAAGGACTCGCTGCCACAGGCACTGGACTGGCATCAGGTGCGTGCGATGGAAGCTTCCGGGCTGGTGCGGTTCGGCCCGCACGGCGCCAGCCACGCGATCCTCACCGGCCTCGACGATGTACGCCTGAGCGAAGAAATCCGCCGCAGCCGCGAGGCCTTGAACAACGGCTGCAACCGACCTCTACCGGTGTATTGCTACCCCAACGGCGACAACGATGAGCGCGTGCGCCAGCAGGTCGCCGATCACGATTATCCGTTTGCGCTGGGCACCGCCACCGGGATTTATCGCGGCGACGGCGACCCGTTGGACCTGCCGCGTTTTGGCGTCAGCCAGCGTACCGCGCGCCATCCGCAATTGCTGTCGTGGCGGATCTACCGGGGAGCGCGGCCATGA
- a CDS encoding glycosyltransferase family 2 protein, with translation MAEFIFWMCLLLPVYAYVGYPLLLTILAPLFPAWRHTPAPPLHVSIVIAAHNEARHIEHKLRTLLAQDYQPSTLQIILASDGSTDDTVASAHKVIDPRITVLDLPRQGKAATLNAGAALSTGDILVFTDADNQWSRDTLGHLLAPLSDPQVGACAGHMVIPVTGGGLSVGDSLYRHYEGWLRRVENRTGCMVSADGALLALRRELFQNVPAEVNDDFFISTCAPVAGKRIVYVPEAQVIDHGVDEADKQFRRRQRVTVGGLQSLAQRRELLNPLKHGLYSLALISHKLIRRLAPVLLLPLLLSNCWLWDEHGFYRLSLVAQLFGYSVAIAGLLDGQHRLPKPFRLAAFLLVTLAGMSLGLWQFLRGQRYAQWNPEQNR, from the coding sequence GTGGCTGAGTTCATTTTCTGGATGTGCCTGTTGCTGCCGGTCTACGCCTACGTCGGCTACCCGCTGTTGCTGACGATCCTCGCGCCGCTGTTTCCGGCGTGGCGACATACGCCGGCACCGCCACTGCACGTCAGCATCGTCATCGCTGCGCACAACGAGGCGCGGCATATCGAGCATAAGTTGCGCACGCTGCTGGCCCAGGATTATCAACCGTCGACGTTGCAGATCATTCTCGCCAGCGACGGCTCTACTGATGACACCGTGGCCAGCGCGCACAAAGTGATTGATCCGCGCATCACCGTGCTCGACCTGCCGCGTCAGGGCAAAGCGGCCACGTTGAATGCCGGCGCGGCCCTGAGCACCGGCGACATTCTGGTGTTCACCGATGCCGATAACCAATGGTCGCGCGACACTCTCGGCCACTTGCTTGCGCCGCTGAGCGACCCGCAGGTCGGTGCCTGTGCCGGGCACATGGTGATCCCGGTCACCGGTGGCGGCTTGAGCGTCGGCGACAGCCTCTATCGGCATTACGAAGGCTGGTTGCGCCGGGTCGAGAACCGTACCGGCTGCATGGTCTCGGCCGACGGCGCCCTGCTCGCCCTGCGCCGCGAGTTGTTCCAGAACGTACCGGCCGAAGTCAACGACGACTTCTTTATCAGTACCTGCGCACCGGTGGCCGGCAAGCGCATCGTCTACGTGCCCGAAGCGCAGGTTATCGACCATGGCGTCGACGAGGCGGACAAACAGTTTCGCCGCCGGCAGCGCGTCACCGTCGGCGGCCTGCAAAGCCTGGCTCAGCGCCGCGAGCTGCTCAATCCGCTCAAGCATGGCCTGTATTCCCTGGCGTTGATCAGCCACAAGCTGATCCGCCGCCTCGCGCCGGTGCTGCTTCTGCCATTGCTGCTGAGCAATTGCTGGCTGTGGGACGAGCACGGCTTCTATCGCCTGAGCCTGGTCGCGCAATTGTTCGGCTACAGCGTGGCGATTGCCGGGCTGCTGGATGGGCAACACCGCTTGCCGAAACCGTTCCGCCTCGCCGCTTTTCTGCTGGTCACCCTCGCCGGGATGAGTCTTGGCCTGTGGCAGTTCCTGCGCGGCCAGCGGTATGCCCAGTGGAATCCGGAACAGAACCGTTAA
- a CDS encoding glycosyltransferase — MKRISIVIPMYNEARHIGRILLAAQKAAHAANVECELIVVDNGSSDQGPHIARQFGATVLSLPGLLIGALRNRGTAIASGEWLAFIDADVEMPETWLQPLFDIEASGQADVFGLDLHTPAEAPWFATAWQRRTSQASHRVSHSVDWLPSSNLLMRREWFDKVGGFNEALRTGEDKEFTLRLHKHGARLLSVNDLVALHWGYEMNWREWMGKEMWRQGSHLQLLRTHGMSLRLLRFPMLSLLVWLLDLLAISALFDGFPHHAAVMVALTVIPGLILSVRQSLKHRDPLLTLQLWGLHWLRLHLAGAAFILSLCQWNARRPARG, encoded by the coding sequence ATGAAGCGGATCAGCATCGTCATTCCGATGTACAACGAGGCGCGGCACATTGGCCGTATCCTGCTCGCCGCCCAAAAAGCTGCACACGCGGCCAATGTCGAGTGCGAGCTGATCGTGGTCGACAACGGCTCGAGCGACCAGGGCCCGCACATTGCCCGGCAATTCGGCGCAACCGTGCTCAGTTTGCCGGGGCTGTTGATCGGCGCGCTGCGTAATCGCGGCACGGCGATCGCCAGCGGCGAATGGCTGGCCTTCATCGACGCCGACGTAGAAATGCCGGAAACCTGGTTGCAGCCGTTATTCGACATCGAAGCCAGTGGCCAGGCCGATGTGTTCGGCCTGGACCTGCACACCCCGGCCGAGGCGCCATGGTTCGCCACGGCCTGGCAGCGCCGCACTTCGCAAGCGTCGCACCGCGTCAGCCACAGCGTCGATTGGCTGCCCAGCTCCAATCTGCTGATGCGTCGCGAATGGTTCGACAAGGTCGGCGGTTTCAACGAGGCCCTGCGCACTGGCGAAGACAAGGAATTCACCCTGCGCTTGCACAAACACGGTGCGCGCCTGCTGTCGGTCAACGACCTCGTCGCCCTGCACTGGGGTTACGAAATGAACTGGCGCGAATGGATGGGCAAAGAAATGTGGCGTCAGGGCAGCCACCTGCAACTGCTGCGCACCCATGGCATGAGTCTGCGCCTGCTGCGCTTCCCGATGCTGTCGCTGTTGGTCTGGCTGCTTGATTTACTGGCAATTTCCGCGTTGTTCGACGGTTTTCCCCATCACGCGGCGGTGATGGTCGCGCTGACCGTGATTCCCGGTCTGATCCTCAGCGTTCGCCAGAGTCTCAAGCACCGTGATCCGCTTCTGACCCTGCAACTGTGGGGCCTGCACTGGCTGCGCCTGCACCTGGCCGGGGCCGCTTTCATCCTGAGTCTGTGTCAGTGGAACGCAAGGAGGCCTGCCCGTGGCTGA